TGAATCATACGGTTTCTCCTTTCCAAAAAAACTGCAGTACTTGTACCTATTGTATTCATGAACGTCTGCGGTCATGTTTAATTCCATAGTTGTCAGCAGGTGCAGTTATCTTTAAGGAGCAGATGTAAGGGAGTAACGATGGATTCTCTAAGCAGTAAAAATTTCAGAAAATTCATATTGACCTTACAGGTAAATGAAGTTACAATGGTTTTGACCTGATAGGTAAATGAAAGATTGAAGGTGATTTCCCTTGGCTGTAAAACTAATGGATATGGAAAACAAACGAAGAGACGTACTAATGAATGCGGCACTAAAGGAATTTGCCGAAAAGGGCTTTGATAAAGCCTCGACAAATGTGATCGCCAAAGAGTCGGGAATTTCAAAAGCGTTAATGTTCCACTATGTCAGTAGTAAAAAGGAGCTGTTTTTATTTCTCTATGAACATTGCACGAACATGATTCATGAAGAGTATTTGGCTTATATGAATTTTAACGAGAAAGATATTTTTGAGAGGCTGCAGCAATCCTATGCTCTTCAGATTGAATTATTGAAAAAGCACCCTTGGATTTTTGAATTTATCCAGATGACGGCCGCCGCCGAAGCAGAGGAAATCAATGAAGCAATGGAACAAAAGGCCGCAAAGATCCAGACTTTATGCCAGGAGACTATGTTTGAGGTCGTAGATGAAACGAAATTCAGAGACGGGATGAACATTGAAAGGTGCAAGCAAATCATTTACTGGGCGAATATTGGTTTTACTAACCAGTTACTGAATGAGATGAGAAATACGGAAGCTTCGGATTTAGATTATGACAAGGTTCAGGAGGAACTTGATGGGTTCCTGAATGAACTCAGAAAAAGTTTCTATAAGTAGCGACGATGATTAACATGGAGCCAGAAACATGAAGAAGCTGCTGGGATGGCTCGTTATTTTTCCTCGGTGCTGAACCCCTTCGAACAATACTATGGAGAGGACGATCCATTTGATGAAAGAAGAAACAATAAAGAAACGGCAGAGTAAATCCTTAGAAAGTCATCTCCCGCTTGGAAGTTTCTATAAGGTGGAAGGACGACGTATGTTCCTTCATCGTTCTGGCACAGCGGGTATTTCCGTAGTCTTTTTACCTGCTGCGGGCATGGTCGGGCTCGATTATCTAAATATCCACACAAAGATCAGCCAGCGGACGACTTCAGTGATCTATGATCGAGCTGGCACGGGATGGAGTGATGATACACAACTGCCACGAAGTGCATACGAAATCACTGAAGAATTGCGCAGCCTTCTTCAGACGGCAGAGATCCCACCCCCTTATTTGTTCGTCGGCCACTCGCTGGGTGGATTATACGCGTGCCATTACGCCCAGCGCTTTCCTGAGGAGACAGCAGGCATGCTTCTCCTCGAGCCGCCTCATGAAGATTTTGTCAATCAAACTCCTAAGTTAAAAAAACGCTACCTTCCTGAGCAAGGTTTTACATTGCTCCGGACGCTTCTCTCCTACAAACGAGTCTTCCGTCGGTTATTTAATCACATGTTTACAGAGTGGCCAGCTTCGATCCGTGAGCCATTGATTGACTATCATCTTCGTTCATTACCAAAAACCATGACGGAAAGAAAAAATTTGAATGACCGCCTCTATGAAGAAGTAAGCAGAGGAGGGAGCATTCCAGATGTTCCTTTGATCGTGTTTTCAACGATGGGAATCGATCCATTCATGCCTCCGCTTACCAGTAAATCTTTTCTTCGTGAAACTATGGAGCCCTTCAATCAAATTAAGGATAACGTCTACACGAAATTAGCAGGTTCAGTACCGAGGGGAGAGCATCGAAAGCTTAAGAATGCCGGACATACAACGATTCATACCGATGCTCCAGACGAAGTGATCGAGGCAGTGGGGGAATTGCTTGATCGTATGGAGAACGAAAGGAATGGATAAAAGTATGTTAACGTCTATTTGTCAAACCCTGTAGATAACCGGAGCTCATGGAGCATTAAAAATGAAACGTGGAGGTATAGGAATGAAAGTAAAGCGGATTGTTGCCAATATTGAAACGCAAGACATTTCTAAAGCCCGTGCTTTTTATCAGGACATATTAGGACTTGAGACGTTAATGGATCTTGGATTTATTGCCACGTACGGCACGGAGGAGAAGATGACTACCCAAATCAGTTTTCTTTCAGAGGGAGGTTCCGGCACACCGGTCCCTGATTTGTCCATTGAAGTGGATGATCTTGAGGAGGTACTCGCGAGGATTAAAGAGGCAGGCATTGCTATTGAGTATGGACCGGCAGAGGAGCCGTGGGGTGTGCGGCGGTTTTTCGTAAGAGATCCATTTGGAAAACTCGTAAATATTTTGGCTCATTTATAAAGCGATTGATATAATCCAGATCAACGATTTCCTGAAAGGGAACAGGGATCTATTGACGAGTAACGAATAAGGAAGGGGGAGCAGTTTTTTAATACAAGTAAGGAGGCAGCTATGTTAAAACGCACCATTCATTTATCAAACAAAATCATGCAGCGTTACTTACCCGATCCATTCTTATTCGTTATTCTTTTGACCTTTGTTGTATTCGGTCTCGGGTTGATTTTCACAAGCAGTTCCCCGGTACATATGGTTCAATATTGGGGGGAAGGCTTTTGGAATCTGTTGACTTTCTCTATGCAGATGGTTCTTGTGCTCGTCACCGGCTTTGTCCTGGCCAGCAGCCCGATCTTTAAAAAAGGGCTGGGCCGTTTAGCTTCTTTTGCCCGTAACCCAGGGCAGGCTGTCGTTTATGTGACGTTCATTTCTTTACTGGCAAGCTGGATTAACTGGGGATTCGGTCTTGTCATCGGGGCTCTCTTTGCCCGGGAGCTTGCTAAGCAAGTAAAAAACGTCGATTACAGGCTCTTAATTGCAAGCGCTTACGCAGGATTTATTGTTTGGCACGGCGGGTTAGCCGGCTCGATACCGCTGACAATCGCCACACCTGGTCACTTTTCTGAGGATTCGATCGGCCTCATTCCGACTTCGCAAACCATTTTTTCAGGCTTTAACCTCGGCATTGTGGCAGCGATTTTTATCGTGCTGCCTATCTTAACCCGGCAGATGCTACCTGGAAAAAAAGATCGAGTCACCATTGATCCCGCTTTACTGGAAGATGAGTCGTCGACGGGAGCAGCCGCGCTTGAAGAAGAAGCTGTGACTCCGGCTGTACGTATGGAAAACAGCCGAATTTTATCAGGAATTACAGCCTTATTAGGGATTTCGTTTCTCATCTATTATTTCATGACCACGGGATTTAAATTGAACTTGAATATCGTCAATTTCGCTTTTCTATTTCTCGGCATTCTTTTTCACGGAACCCCAAGGAATTTCCTGAATTCTGTGACGGACGCGGTCAAAGGGGCGAGCGGGATTATTATTCAATTTCCTTTCTATGCAGGGATTATGGGAATGATGGTTTCTTCCGGTCTCGCTGCGATGATGTCAGAAGGGTTTGCGTCGATTTCCACCGATTTCACTTTTCCATTCTTTGCTTTTCTCAGCGCTGGAATCGTAAACTTTTTTGTACCCTCCGGCGGGGGACAGTGGGCGGTCCAGGCACCGGTCATGATTGAGGCGGCGCAGCAGTTAGGCGTCTCGATACCGAAAACCGCCATGGCTGTCGCCTGGGGAGATGCGTGGACGAACTTAATCCAGCCTTTTTGGGCCCTTCCTGCACTTGCGATCGCAGGATTAAAGGCCAAAGACATTATGGGCTTCTGTTTAATTGTTCTTTTTGTAAGCGGTGTCATCATCTCGCTTGGCTTGCTGTTTTTATAAGAAGTCACAGCGAGTGAAACTGTCCATTAATGAGCAGCGGCTGACGTAATTTTAGAAATAGGAAATGTTGGCCATAATGAGGAAACATACAGAAGTTAAGTCTTCCAGCTGACTAAGGGTGGAAGACTTGATTTTAGAGTACAGGAGAAAAGGATTTTGAGTCAGGAAAAAATGCACATACACCTTGCTTCTGAAATAGATTATGTATAAAATAA
This Halobacillus salinarum DNA region includes the following protein-coding sequences:
- a CDS encoding short-chain fatty acid transporter, coding for MLKRTIHLSNKIMQRYLPDPFLFVILLTFVVFGLGLIFTSSSPVHMVQYWGEGFWNLLTFSMQMVLVLVTGFVLASSPIFKKGLGRLASFARNPGQAVVYVTFISLLASWINWGFGLVIGALFARELAKQVKNVDYRLLIASAYAGFIVWHGGLAGSIPLTIATPGHFSEDSIGLIPTSQTIFSGFNLGIVAAIFIVLPILTRQMLPGKKDRVTIDPALLEDESSTGAAALEEEAVTPAVRMENSRILSGITALLGISFLIYYFMTTGFKLNLNIVNFAFLFLGILFHGTPRNFLNSVTDAVKGASGIIIQFPFYAGIMGMMVSSGLAAMMSEGFASISTDFTFPFFAFLSAGIVNFFVPSGGGQWAVQAPVMIEAAQQLGVSIPKTAMAVAWGDAWTNLIQPFWALPALAIAGLKAKDIMGFCLIVLFVSGVIISLGLLFL
- a CDS encoding VOC family protein; translation: MKVKRIVANIETQDISKARAFYQDILGLETLMDLGFIATYGTEEKMTTQISFLSEGGSGTPVPDLSIEVDDLEEVLARIKEAGIAIEYGPAEEPWGVRRFFVRDPFGKLVNILAHL
- a CDS encoding alpha/beta fold hydrolase encodes the protein MKEETIKKRQSKSLESHLPLGSFYKVEGRRMFLHRSGTAGISVVFLPAAGMVGLDYLNIHTKISQRTTSVIYDRAGTGWSDDTQLPRSAYEITEELRSLLQTAEIPPPYLFVGHSLGGLYACHYAQRFPEETAGMLLLEPPHEDFVNQTPKLKKRYLPEQGFTLLRTLLSYKRVFRRLFNHMFTEWPASIREPLIDYHLRSLPKTMTERKNLNDRLYEEVSRGGSIPDVPLIVFSTMGIDPFMPPLTSKSFLRETMEPFNQIKDNVYTKLAGSVPRGEHRKLKNAGHTTIHTDAPDEVIEAVGELLDRMENERNG
- a CDS encoding TetR/AcrR family transcriptional regulator → MAVKLMDMENKRRDVLMNAALKEFAEKGFDKASTNVIAKESGISKALMFHYVSSKKELFLFLYEHCTNMIHEEYLAYMNFNEKDIFERLQQSYALQIELLKKHPWIFEFIQMTAAAEAEEINEAMEQKAAKIQTLCQETMFEVVDETKFRDGMNIERCKQIIYWANIGFTNQLLNEMRNTEASDLDYDKVQEELDGFLNELRKSFYK